One Acidobacteriota bacterium genomic window, GAGGCTATAGTTCGCCTGATCTTTCGACCGACGGAGAGCGACATGACGACGGAATCGCGCGGAACCTGGGGATCTCAAATGGGCTTCATTCTGGCCGCCGCCGGATCGGCGGTGGGATTGGGCCACATCTGGCGCTTTCCCTATGTGACCGGAGAAAACGGAGGCGCCGCGTTTGTCCTTCTCTACATTGCGAGCGTCTTCATCATCGGCGTCCCGATTCTGTTCGCCGAGCTGACGCTGGGCCGGCGCGCCCAACTCAATCCGGTCGGCGCGATCAAAAAAGTGGCTCCGCGAAGCAACTGGAAATACCTCGGCTATCTCGGCGTCTCATGCGGACTTTTCATCCTCTCCTACTACGCACTCATCGCGGGCTGGACGTTCGGTTATATCTTCAAAACGCTTCTGGGCAATACGGTCAGCTTCCAGCAGTTCGCAGGCAACGCGCCTCTGAACGCGCTGCTCTACCTGGCTTTCATTCTCATGACGATCGGAGTGGTCTACGGGGGCGTGCAGGGCGGCATCGAGCGTTGGTCGAAGATTCTCATGCCGATTCTGCCGATCATTCTCCTGTTCATCATCATCTATTCGCTGACGCTTCCCGGATCCATGGCCGGCCTGCGCTTTTATCTGCGTCCTGATTTCGCCGGTGTCACCGGAAACACCGTTCTCATCGCCCTGGGCCAGGCCTTTTTCGCCAACAGCCTCGGCATGGGGGCCATGGTCACTTACGGAAGCTATCTCGACAAGAAGCAGAATATCATCAGCTCGGGAATCGGCGTCGTGTCCTTCGGCATCCTGATTTCCTTTCTGGCCGGGCTGGCCATCTTTCCGGCCGTCTTCGCCATGGGAAAAAGTCCTGCGGCCGGTCCCGAACTCGTCTTCGTCGTGCTGCCTGAGATCTTCCGGATGATGCCCGGCGGCATCCTGGTCGGGACGCTGTTTTTTATTCTGCTTTCCATCGCCGCCCTGACCTCGACGATTTCGCTCCTCGAGGTGCCTGTGGCGTTCCTGATCGACGAGAAAAACATGCGCCGCAAGGTCGCCACGTGGCTTGTCGGCGGGACCACCGTTCTGTTCGGCATCCCCTCGGCCCTCTCCTTCGGCGCCTCGGACTTCTTCACGAGCCTGCCGATTTTCGGAGGCATCTCCTTTTTCGGCATGATGGACTACATTTTCGGCAATATCGCCCTCCCGCTTGGCGGGGTGATGTTCGCTTTTCTGGTGGGTTGGCGCTGGGGTATCCCCGAGGCGGTCAAGGAGATCTGCCTGGGCAACGAGAAATTTCTCGGCATTCAGTCCAAGGTCTGGGCCGTGCTGCTGAAATACTTCTGTCCCGTTGTCATCCTTCTCGTTTTGCTCCGTTCGTCCGGACTTCTCGGTCTTCTGGGTCTGTAAGTCGGG contains:
- a CDS encoding sodium-dependent transporter codes for the protein MTTESRGTWGSQMGFILAAAGSAVGLGHIWRFPYVTGENGGAAFVLLYIASVFIIGVPILFAELTLGRRAQLNPVGAIKKVAPRSNWKYLGYLGVSCGLFILSYYALIAGWTFGYIFKTLLGNTVSFQQFAGNAPLNALLYLAFILMTIGVVYGGVQGGIERWSKILMPILPIILLFIIIYSLTLPGSMAGLRFYLRPDFAGVTGNTVLIALGQAFFANSLGMGAMVTYGSYLDKKQNIISSGIGVVSFGILISFLAGLAIFPAVFAMGKSPAAGPELVFVVLPEIFRMMPGGILVGTLFFILLSIAALTSTISLLEVPVAFLIDEKNMRRKVATWLVGGTTVLFGIPSALSFGASDFFTSLPIFGGISFFGMMDYIFGNIALPLGGVMFAFLVGWRWGIPEAVKEICLGNEKFLGIQSKVWAVLLKYFCPVVILLVLLRSSGLLGLLGL